Proteins from a genomic interval of Cardiocondyla obscurior isolate alpha-2009 linkage group LG21, Cobs3.1, whole genome shotgun sequence:
- the LOC139110547 gene encoding uncharacterized protein: protein MADILIIDDKPIFDNSIVKIETHTYNPYANTTFGYSDEIRIPIQQQDLYTLPSFMFDEIRYELNGVEIDRNRNVGITSTLKNYISLTSDNAMMLQNAGWSETSTTSEGFFNFCVPLSILLGFCEDYKRVVVNARHELILIRARNDNNSIIGDSKLEPEIELHKIQWRMSHVILNEVNKLSMLRTLDSGRYLSMTFRSWDLYEYPLLQSTTKHSWAVKAATQLEKPRYVIFALQTDRKNVMSKKSTIFDDSYYGNSSYEAFCNVAAFLSYGPFVVIDCSRQNESIKSATVDVRLEFDCKENVPANTTAYCLILHDRIVEYSPLSNVVRKVL from the exons ATGGctgatatattgattattgatgATAAGCCGATCTTTGACAatagtattgttaaaattgaaactcatACATACAACCCATATGCTAACACAACGTTTGGATATAGTGATGAAATACGGATACCAATACAACAACAGGATTTGTATACGTTGCCAT cGTTTATGTTCGATGAAATCCGTTATGAACTCAATGGTGTAGAAATTGATCGcaacagaaacgttggaataactagcactcttaaaaattatatatcgctaaCATCTGATAATGCTATGATGCTGCAAAATGCTGGATGGAGTGAAACATCAACTACGTCAGaaggattctttaatttttgtgtaccCCTCAGCATATTGTTAGGTTTCTGTGAAGATTATAAACGAGTGGTTGTCAACGCTcgccatgaattaattttaatacgcgctcgcaatgataataattccattataggagattcgaaattagagccagaaattgaattgcataaaatacagTGGCGAATGTCTCATGTCATATTAAATGAggtcaataaattatccatGCTGCGAACTTTGGATAGTGGGCGATATTTAAGCATGacttttcgctcatgggatttGTATGAATATCCTCTTTTGCAGAGTACTACAAAACATTCTTGGGCCGTCAAGGCTGCAACGCAACTTGAAAAACCTCGATacgttatctttgctctgcaaaccgatcgcaaaaacgttatgtctaaaaaatcaaccatttttgatgatt CTTATTATGGCAACAGTTCTTATGAGGCTTTTTGCAATGTAGCAGCATTTCTATCATATGGACCATTTGTTGTTATCGATTGCTCTCGACAGAACGAGTCAATCAAAAGCGCCACTGTAGACGTGCGATTAGAATTTGATTGCAAGGAAAATGTTCCTGCGAATACAACCGCATATTGTCTTATTTTACACGATCGCATAGTTGAATATAGTCCACTGTCTAACGTTGTGCGCAAggtcttataa
- the LOC139110546 gene encoding uncharacterized protein: MLAKRTRYDKSLEIYFYEKINLLHRLEIKGKRAVDCLVHGVEDRSVRLSAKAAKCEEPEQVLKFFQSVKQRLREFDKNRNASHKINEPVISNENTSSTNSSVGIKKPSMASQVICYNCNEQGHYSFKCTKKIIKCTVCNKLGHLTINCSKLPSDVKNADVKEKAVMLVKMGNMSNNKYKLNVEINGQPMVGYVDLGSECTLLRGYSSVEF, encoded by the coding sequence ATGTTGGCTAAACGAACACGTTATGACAAGTCATtagaaatttacttttatgaaaaaattaatttgttacaccggttggaaataaaaggaaaacgaGCGGTGGATTGTTTGGTACACGGGGTAGAAGATCGTTCGGTGCGATTAAGCGCTAAGGCGGCAAAATGCGAGGAGCCTGaacaagttttaaaatttttccaatCGGTTAAACAGAGACTGCGCGAATTTGATAAAAACAGGAATGCATCGCATAAGATAAATGAACCCGTAATAAGTAATGAAAATACGAGCTCGACGAATAGTAGTGTCGGGATAAAAAAACCATCGATGGCATCGCAGGTGATTTGTTACAATTGTAATGAACAAGGCCACTATAGTTTTAAATGCactaagaaaattataaaatgtacagTATGTAACAAGTTAGGACATTTGACCATAAATTGCTCGAAATTGCCCTCCGATGTCAAGAACGCtgacgttaaagaaaaagcagTAATGTTAGTTAAAATGGGAAATATGAGCAACAATAAATATAAGCTAAATGTGGAAATAAATGGTCAACCGATGGTAGGATACGTGGACCTCGGCAGCGAGTGTACATTGTTAAGGGGGTATTCTAGtgtagaattttaa